One region of Baekduia soli genomic DNA includes:
- a CDS encoding TetR/AcrR family transcriptional regulator, with protein MPYRPTERTEARRVAARGVIVDAATELVAHGGYREAQVAAVARRAGVATGTVYRHFPSKADLLVEVFRRAARREVDAVASATAGREDARDALAEAVRTFARRALRSRRLAWALLAEPVDPAVEAERLAFRRAYAAVFAATIRDGIARGQLPAQDAGLTATALVGAVGEALVDWVAPASPTTPARDAGALLQGLVTFCLRATTDQEHDADVHHHAA; from the coding sequence GTGCCGTACCGCCCCACCGAGCGCACGGAGGCCCGGCGCGTCGCCGCGCGCGGCGTCATCGTGGACGCGGCGACCGAGCTCGTCGCCCATGGCGGCTATCGCGAGGCGCAGGTCGCGGCCGTCGCCCGCCGCGCCGGCGTGGCGACCGGCACGGTCTACCGCCACTTCCCGTCCAAGGCCGACCTGCTCGTCGAGGTCTTCCGGCGGGCCGCCCGGCGCGAGGTCGACGCCGTCGCCTCCGCGACGGCCGGCCGCGAGGACGCGCGCGACGCGCTGGCCGAGGCCGTCCGGACGTTCGCCCGCCGCGCGCTGCGCAGCCGGCGCCTGGCCTGGGCGCTGCTCGCCGAGCCCGTCGACCCGGCCGTCGAGGCCGAGCGCCTGGCCTTCCGCCGCGCCTACGCCGCCGTCTTCGCCGCCACGATCCGCGACGGGATCGCCCGCGGGCAGCTGCCCGCCCAGGACGCCGGGCTGACCGCCACCGCGCTCGTCGGCGCGGTCGGCGAGGCGCTCGTCGACTGGGTCGCCCCCGCCTCCCCCACCACCCCGGCCCGCGACGCCGGCGCGCTCCTGCAGGGGCTCGTCACGTTCTGCCTGCGGGCCACCACCGACCAGGAGCACGACGCCGATGTCCACCATCACGCGGCCTGA
- a CDS encoding NADP-dependent isocitrate dehydrogenase has product MKIIYTHTDEAPALATRSLLPIVEAFAATAGVELELRDISLSGRILAQFPDLLAPDQRVPDALAELGELARTPEANIIKLPNISASVPQLKAAIAELQQQGHAIPDYPEDPSTDAERDVRSRYDAVKGSAVNPVLREGNSDRRAPASVKAFARKHPHSMGAWSADSRTHVATMDDGDFRSTERSVTVAQATDVRIEHVDGDGAVTVLKASTPLLAGEVIDASVMRHAALQAFFRQQIADAAQQGVLFSVHLKATMMKVSDPIIFGHAVRAFVGDEVFAGLGDVSPNDGLASLLGAHPEAQEAVDRALSDGPALYMVDSDRGITNLHAPSDVIVDASMPALIRASGQGWDAAGAQQDTKCVIPDSSYAALYAETIAHCREHGAFDPATMGTTPNVGLMAQKAEEYGSHDKTFEIAAAGVVRVVDADGATLLEHDVQPGDIWRMCQTKDAPIRDWVALAVGRARATGAPAVFWLDETRAHDAEVLRKVRPALEALDTDGLQIEILPVAEAARFTLERARRGEDTISVTGNVLRDYLTDLFPILELGTSAKMLSIVPLMNGGGLFETGAGGSAPKHVQQFLKEDHLRWDSLGEFLALAVSLEMLAQKTGNARAQLLADTLDRATGSVLEEGRSPSRRCGELDNRGSHFYLALYWAQELAGQDQDAELAARFAPLARRLAEAETTIVEELNAVQGSPVDVGGYFRPDPERVEAAMRPSATLNAALAEFA; this is encoded by the coding sequence ATGAAGATCATCTACACCCACACCGACGAGGCGCCGGCGCTGGCGACGAGGTCGCTGCTGCCGATCGTCGAGGCGTTCGCCGCCACGGCCGGCGTGGAGCTCGAGCTGCGCGACATCTCCCTCTCGGGCCGCATCCTGGCCCAGTTCCCCGACCTCCTGGCCCCGGATCAGCGGGTCCCCGACGCGCTGGCCGAGCTCGGCGAGCTGGCCCGCACGCCCGAGGCCAACATCATCAAGCTGCCGAACATCAGCGCCTCGGTGCCCCAGCTCAAGGCCGCGATCGCCGAGCTGCAGCAGCAGGGCCACGCGATCCCGGACTACCCGGAGGACCCGTCCACCGACGCCGAGCGCGACGTCCGCAGCCGCTACGACGCCGTGAAGGGCAGCGCGGTCAACCCCGTCCTGCGCGAGGGCAACTCCGACCGCCGCGCGCCCGCGTCGGTGAAGGCGTTCGCCCGCAAGCACCCGCACTCGATGGGCGCATGGTCGGCCGACTCCCGGACCCACGTCGCCACCATGGACGACGGCGACTTCCGCTCCACCGAGCGCTCGGTCACCGTCGCGCAGGCCACCGACGTGCGCATCGAGCACGTTGACGGCGACGGCGCCGTGACGGTGCTCAAGGCCTCGACCCCGCTGCTGGCCGGCGAGGTCATCGACGCCTCCGTCATGCGCCACGCCGCGCTGCAGGCGTTCTTCCGGCAGCAGATCGCCGACGCCGCGCAGCAGGGCGTGCTCTTCTCCGTGCACCTCAAGGCCACCATGATGAAGGTGTCCGACCCCATCATCTTCGGCCACGCCGTCCGCGCGTTCGTCGGCGACGAGGTCTTCGCCGGCCTGGGCGACGTCAGTCCCAACGACGGGCTGGCCAGCCTCCTCGGCGCCCATCCCGAGGCCCAGGAGGCCGTCGACCGCGCGCTCTCCGACGGCCCCGCGCTCTACATGGTCGACTCCGACCGCGGCATCACGAACCTGCACGCCCCGAGCGACGTGATCGTGGACGCCTCGATGCCCGCGCTCATCCGCGCCTCCGGCCAGGGCTGGGACGCCGCGGGCGCCCAGCAGGACACGAAGTGCGTCATCCCCGACTCGAGCTACGCGGCGCTCTACGCCGAGACGATCGCGCACTGCAGGGAGCACGGCGCCTTCGACCCGGCCACGATGGGCACCACGCCCAACGTCGGCCTCATGGCCCAGAAGGCCGAGGAGTACGGCTCGCACGACAAGACGTTCGAGATCGCGGCGGCCGGCGTCGTGCGCGTCGTCGACGCCGACGGGGCCACGCTGCTGGAGCACGACGTGCAGCCGGGCGACATCTGGCGCATGTGCCAGACCAAGGACGCGCCGATCCGGGACTGGGTCGCCCTCGCGGTGGGGCGCGCCCGGGCGACCGGCGCCCCCGCCGTGTTCTGGCTCGACGAGACCCGCGCCCACGACGCCGAGGTGCTCCGCAAGGTCCGCCCGGCCCTGGAGGCGCTGGACACCGACGGCCTGCAGATCGAGATCCTCCCCGTCGCCGAGGCCGCCCGCTTCACGCTGGAGCGCGCCCGCCGCGGCGAGGACACCATCTCGGTCACGGGCAACGTGCTGCGCGACTACCTCACCGACCTGTTCCCGATCCTCGAGCTGGGCACGAGCGCGAAGATGCTCTCGATCGTCCCGCTCATGAACGGCGGCGGGCTGTTCGAGACCGGGGCCGGCGGCTCGGCGCCCAAGCACGTCCAGCAGTTCCTCAAGGAGGACCACCTGCGGTGGGACTCGCTCGGGGAGTTCCTGGCGCTCGCGGTCTCCCTGGAGATGCTCGCCCAGAAGACCGGCAACGCGCGCGCCCAGCTGCTGGCCGACACGCTGGACCGGGCCACGGGCAGCGTGCTGGAGGAGGGCCGCTCGCCGTCGCGGCGCTGCGGCGAGCTCGACAACCGCGGCAGCCACTTCTACCTCGCGCTGTACTGGGCCCAGGAGCTGGCGGGCCAGGACCAGGACGCGGAGCTGGCCGCGCGCTTCGCGCCGCTGGCCCGGCGCCTGGCCGAGGCCGAGACCACGATCGTGGAGGAGCTCAACGCCGTCCAGGGCTCGCCGGTGGACGTCGGCGGCTACTTCCGGCCCGACCCCGAGCGGGTCGAGGCGGCCATGCGGCCCAGCGCGACCCTCAACGCCGCGCTGGCCGAGTTCGCCTGA
- a CDS encoding malate dehydrogenase has product MSKTVTVTGAAGAIGYALLFRIASGQLVGPDEKVRLRLLEIEPALKAAEGTAMELVDCAFPLLEAIDITADPNEAFDGANIAMLVGARPRTKGMERADLLEANGAIFQPQGKAINDHAADDIKVLVVGNPANTNALIAMNNAPDVPRERFTAMTRLDQNRAYGQLAAKLAIPLTDIEDLVIWGNHSPTMFPDLFNAKIKGPPSQKAVDAVDDMAWYENEYLPNVGKRGAAIIEARGASSAASAANAAIDHIHDWVLGADGLVSMAVPSGGQYGVPDGLVSSFPVRVSGGDYEIVEGLEVGEFAQSKIDITVNELKEEQAAVKSLGLIG; this is encoded by the coding sequence ATGTCCAAGACTGTCACGGTGACCGGCGCCGCAGGCGCCATCGGATACGCCCTCCTCTTCCGCATCGCCTCCGGCCAGCTCGTCGGGCCGGACGAGAAGGTCCGCCTGCGCCTCCTGGAGATCGAGCCGGCGCTGAAGGCCGCCGAGGGCACCGCCATGGAGCTCGTCGACTGCGCCTTCCCGCTGCTGGAGGCCATCGACATCACCGCCGACCCCAACGAGGCGTTCGACGGCGCGAACATCGCCATGCTCGTCGGCGCGCGCCCGCGCACGAAGGGCATGGAGCGGGCCGATCTCCTCGAGGCCAACGGCGCGATCTTCCAGCCACAGGGCAAGGCCATCAACGACCACGCGGCCGACGACATCAAGGTGCTCGTGGTGGGCAACCCCGCCAACACGAACGCGCTCATCGCCATGAACAACGCGCCCGACGTCCCGCGCGAGCGCTTCACCGCGATGACGCGCCTGGACCAGAACCGCGCCTACGGCCAGCTCGCCGCCAAGCTGGCGATCCCGCTGACCGACATCGAGGACCTCGTGATCTGGGGCAACCACTCCCCGACGATGTTCCCCGACCTGTTCAACGCCAAGATCAAGGGCCCGCCCTCCCAGAAGGCCGTCGACGCCGTCGACGACATGGCCTGGTACGAGAACGAGTACCTGCCCAACGTCGGCAAGCGCGGCGCCGCGATCATCGAGGCGCGCGGCGCGTCCTCGGCGGCCAGCGCCGCCAACGCGGCGATCGACCACATCCACGACTGGGTGCTGGGCGCCGACGGCCTGGTCTCCATGGCCGTGCCCTCCGGCGGGCAGTACGGCGTGCCGGACGGTCTGGTCTCGAGCTTCCCGGTGCGCGTCAGCGGCGGGGACTACGAGATCGTCGAGGGCCTCGAGGTCGGCGAGTTCGCGCAGTCCAAGATCGACATCACGGTCAACGAGCTCAAGGAGGAGCAGGCCGCGGTCAAGTCGCTCGGCCTGATCGGTTAG
- a CDS encoding winged helix-turn-helix transcriptional regulator: MADFLDEKRREMQERIKELRPLVDEYHRLEAAVQALDGVGARPAAPPAPRRRATAGNGSGGDGSGRRGRPRGSGTRGRQALELVRATPGITIPDLAEQMGIQQNYLYRVLPALQKEGMVRKEGRGWHPMEAA; encoded by the coding sequence ATGGCGGATTTCCTGGACGAGAAGCGGCGCGAGATGCAGGAGCGCATCAAGGAGCTGCGGCCCCTGGTGGACGAGTACCACCGGCTGGAGGCCGCGGTGCAGGCGCTCGACGGCGTCGGCGCCCGGCCGGCCGCCCCGCCGGCGCCGCGTCGGCGCGCGACCGCCGGCAACGGGTCGGGCGGCGACGGCTCCGGGCGCCGCGGGCGCCCGCGCGGCTCGGGCACGCGCGGCCGCCAGGCGCTGGAGCTCGTGCGGGCCACGCCGGGCATCACGATCCCCGACCTGGCCGAGCAGATGGGCATCCAGCAGAACTACCTCTACCGCGTGCTGCCCGCCCTGCAGAAGGAGGGCATGGTCCGCAAGGAGGGCCGGGGCTGGCACCCCATGGAGGCGGCCTAG
- a CDS encoding SRPBCC family protein, with translation MSEVLASIDIDAPVEDVWATVMDPRRLQDWVTIHRKLVSHSPDEMEQVLHLRGANFKVKWYLATNDAPHHAEWKGRGPARSHAETEYRLADNGRGGTRFDYRNEFKVPLGPLGAVASRAIVGGLPAKEANASLLRLKRLMEHGDGRG, from the coding sequence GTGAGCGAAGTGCTGGCCAGCATCGACATCGACGCACCCGTGGAAGACGTCTGGGCGACGGTGATGGACCCGCGCCGCCTTCAGGACTGGGTGACGATCCACCGCAAGCTGGTGTCGCACTCCCCTGACGAGATGGAGCAGGTCCTGCACCTGCGGGGTGCCAACTTCAAGGTGAAGTGGTACCTGGCCACCAACGACGCGCCCCACCACGCGGAGTGGAAGGGCCGCGGGCCGGCGCGCTCGCACGCCGAGACCGAGTACCGCCTGGCCGACAACGGGCGGGGCGGCACGCGCTTCGACTACCGCAACGAGTTCAAGGTGCCGCTCGGCCCGCTCGGCGCCGTGGCCAGCCGCGCGATCGTCGGCGGCCTGCCCGCCAAGGAGGCCAACGCCTCCCTGCTGCGCCTCAAGCGCCTGATGGAACACGGCGACGGCCGCGGCTGA
- a CDS encoding NAD(P)H-binding protein produces MTVLVTGASGYVGAALVPRLQRAGMDVRAFARDPGRVAAAGVTGVPVVVGDAVSGAGLAEALDGVEVAYFLIHSMEAAAGGGGFEARDRVAAARFAAAARAAGVRRVVYLGGLVPTQGPASAHLASRLEVERTLLQAAPEALALRASIVIGARSRSFRFLVRLVERVPVMPLPSWREHRTRPIDGRDVLAFLVAGATSDAVDGPVSLDIAGPDTVTYGELITRIRDALLVGRAPIPLGFSLTPIASRVAAAIAGEDHALIGPLMEGLDGDLLPRDDRAAPTLGVRLHRLNAAIERALRDWEAVEELRAR; encoded by the coding sequence ATGACCGTCCTCGTCACCGGCGCCAGCGGCTACGTCGGGGCCGCGCTGGTCCCCCGCCTGCAGCGGGCGGGGATGGACGTGCGTGCCTTCGCCCGCGACCCGGGTCGCGTGGCCGCCGCGGGCGTGACCGGCGTGCCGGTCGTCGTCGGTGACGCCGTCAGCGGCGCGGGCCTCGCGGAGGCCCTGGACGGCGTCGAGGTCGCCTACTTCCTCATCCACTCGATGGAGGCCGCCGCGGGCGGGGGCGGCTTCGAGGCGCGCGACCGCGTGGCCGCCGCGCGCTTCGCCGCGGCCGCGCGCGCCGCCGGCGTGCGGCGCGTGGTCTACCTCGGCGGCCTGGTGCCCACGCAGGGGCCGGCCTCGGCGCACCTGGCCAGCCGCCTGGAGGTCGAGCGCACGCTGCTGCAGGCCGCGCCCGAGGCGCTGGCGCTGCGCGCCTCGATCGTCATCGGCGCCCGCTCGCGCTCCTTCCGCTTCCTCGTGCGCCTCGTCGAGCGGGTGCCCGTCATGCCGCTGCCGTCGTGGCGCGAGCACCGCACGCGGCCGATCGACGGGCGCGACGTGCTGGCCTTCCTCGTCGCGGGCGCGACGTCGGACGCCGTCGACGGGCCGGTGTCGCTCGACATCGCCGGGCCCGACACCGTGACCTACGGCGAGCTCATCACCCGCATCCGCGACGCGCTGCTGGTCGGGCGCGCGCCGATCCCCCTGGGCTTCTCGCTCACGCCGATCGCCAGCCGCGTGGCGGCCGCGATCGCCGGCGAGGACCACGCGCTCATCGGACCGCTCATGGAGGGGCTCGACGGGGACCTGCTGCCGCGCGACGACCGCGCGGCGCCCACTCTGGGCGTCCGGCTGCACCGCCTGAACGCCGCGATCGAGCGCGCGCTGCGCGACTGGGAGGCCGTCGAGGAGCTCCGGGCGCGCTGA
- a CDS encoding alcohol dehydrogenase catalytic domain-containing protein → MKIRAAVLEEFGQPLAIGEVELDGPGPGEVLVRLAACGVCHTDMYTASGADPSGYAPTVLGHEGAGVVEALGEGVSSLAVGDHVVTLFSPQCRECLHCRSDKTNLCLAIREQQNLGHLPDGTTRLHRGEERIRHFMGTSTFAEATVMPEIALAKIDPAAPLDVVCTLACGATTGIGAALYVAKVERGSTVAVFGAGLVGLGAVAGARLAGAERIICVDLDEGRLASAREHGATETFIGGEDAVERIVEMTGGFGADYTFEATGSVKVMRQAVESARMGWGLCTVAGVAGRGEVLEVIPRYLITGRRIAGASFGGAKGRDRVPELVDLYVKGDLDLEAFVTRRIALDEVNDAFAAMDRHEGVRTVITSF, encoded by the coding sequence ATGAAGATCCGCGCCGCCGTCCTGGAGGAGTTCGGCCAGCCCCTGGCCATCGGAGAGGTCGAGCTCGACGGGCCGGGGCCGGGCGAGGTCCTCGTGCGCCTCGCGGCCTGCGGGGTCTGCCACACCGACATGTACACGGCCAGCGGGGCCGACCCGTCGGGCTACGCGCCGACGGTGCTCGGCCACGAGGGCGCCGGCGTGGTGGAGGCCCTCGGCGAGGGCGTGTCGTCGCTGGCCGTCGGCGATCACGTCGTCACCCTGTTCTCGCCGCAGTGCCGCGAGTGCCTGCACTGCCGCAGCGACAAGACCAACCTCTGCCTGGCCATCCGCGAGCAGCAGAACCTCGGCCACCTGCCCGACGGCACGACGCGCCTGCACCGCGGCGAGGAGCGCATCCGCCACTTCATGGGCACGAGCACGTTCGCCGAGGCGACCGTCATGCCCGAGATCGCGCTGGCGAAGATCGACCCGGCGGCGCCGCTGGACGTCGTGTGCACGCTGGCCTGCGGCGCGACGACCGGGATCGGGGCCGCGCTCTACGTGGCCAAGGTGGAGCGCGGCAGCACGGTGGCCGTGTTCGGCGCCGGTCTCGTCGGGCTCGGCGCGGTGGCCGGGGCGCGGCTGGCGGGCGCCGAGCGCATCATCTGCGTCGACCTCGACGAGGGGCGGCTGGCGTCGGCCCGCGAGCACGGCGCGACGGAGACGTTCATCGGCGGCGAGGACGCCGTGGAGCGCATCGTCGAGATGACGGGCGGCTTCGGCGCCGACTACACGTTCGAGGCCACCGGCAGCGTGAAGGTCATGCGCCAGGCCGTCGAGTCCGCGCGCATGGGCTGGGGCCTGTGCACCGTCGCGGGCGTCGCCGGGCGCGGCGAGGTGCTCGAGGTGATCCCGCGCTATCTCATCACCGGCCGGCGGATCGCCGGGGCGTCCTTCGGCGGGGCCAAGGGCCGCGACCGCGTGCCCGAGCTCGTCGACCTGTACGTGAAGGGCGACCTCGACCTCGAGGCGTTCGTCACCCGGCGCATCGCGCTGGACGAGGTCAACGACGCCTTCGCGGCCATGGACCGCCACGAGGGCGTGCGGACGGTCATCACGTCGTTCTGA
- a CDS encoding LysR family transcriptional regulator, whose product MLDLKLLTTFREVALRRSFSDAASALGYTQPAVSQHVARLEAALGARLLDRDARGVSPTPAGELLLLRAATLLDAARRAEEDVRSAAGIGRATVCIGAFPTLAAGLLPGATRDLRARRPDLRLDVRLLEPAHAIDELVVGRLGLATLVDSELQPMGVRPGVEHVHLCDDPLLLVMAAEHPLAGRASIGLEELSEEPWLLPEVGGTCADSNIVLRACRDAGFEPDVRLAFDDYSALQGMAAAGVGIALIPSLSTANIRSDVAVRPLRGRAPQRRIQAAVRVGEADPLVDHVIEALRAAARALPGGRALTAVA is encoded by the coding sequence ATGCTCGACCTCAAGCTGCTGACGACCTTCCGCGAGGTCGCGCTGCGGCGCTCCTTCAGCGACGCGGCCTCCGCCCTGGGGTACACCCAGCCCGCCGTGTCCCAGCACGTCGCCCGCCTGGAGGCCGCGCTGGGCGCGCGGCTGCTGGACCGCGACGCCCGTGGCGTGAGCCCGACCCCCGCCGGCGAGCTGCTGCTCCTGCGCGCCGCGACGCTGCTGGACGCCGCGCGCCGCGCCGAGGAGGACGTGCGCTCGGCCGCCGGGATCGGGCGGGCGACGGTGTGCATCGGGGCGTTCCCGACGCTGGCCGCCGGCCTGCTGCCTGGCGCCACGCGCGACCTGCGCGCCCGGCGCCCCGACCTGCGCCTCGACGTACGGCTGCTCGAGCCGGCGCACGCGATCGACGAGCTCGTCGTCGGCCGCCTCGGCCTCGCGACGCTCGTGGACTCCGAGCTGCAGCCCATGGGCGTGCGCCCGGGCGTCGAGCACGTGCACCTCTGCGACGACCCGCTGCTGCTCGTCATGGCCGCCGAGCACCCCCTGGCCGGCCGGGCGAGCATCGGCCTCGAGGAGCTCTCGGAGGAGCCGTGGCTGCTGCCCGAGGTCGGCGGCACCTGCGCGGACTCCAACATCGTGCTGCGCGCCTGCCGCGACGCGGGCTTCGAGCCCGACGTGCGCCTGGCCTTCGACGACTACTCCGCGCTGCAGGGCATGGCGGCGGCCGGCGTCGGCATCGCGCTCATCCCGAGCCTGTCGACCGCCAACATCCGCTCCGACGTGGCCGTTCGCCCGCTGCGCGGCCGGGCGCCGCAGCGCCGCATCCAGGCGGCGGTGCGCGTGGGGGAGGCCGACCCGCTCGTCGACCACGTCATCGAGGCGCTGCGCGCCGCGGCGCGGGCGCTGCCGGGTGGCCGCGCGCTCACCGCGGTCGCCTGA
- a CDS encoding Hsp20/alpha crystallin family protein, translating into MAPERDLFANFEWMRREMDELFGDVFGTGVLGARHRGGFSPAVDVFYETPPGPDPPRAVVHAELAGIDPDEIGLDIEGRELVIAGHRRPADAEAEGRVYQQLEIDFGPFRRVIPLGADVVAEEARATYRDGILRVELPLVSADARARRVPIEIPDPDEPGR; encoded by the coding sequence GTGGCCCCCGAGCGTGACCTCTTCGCCAACTTCGAATGGATGCGCCGCGAGATGGACGAGCTGTTCGGCGACGTGTTCGGCACCGGCGTGCTCGGTGCCCGCCACCGCGGCGGCTTCTCCCCGGCGGTCGACGTCTTCTACGAGACCCCACCCGGCCCCGACCCGCCGCGCGCGGTCGTCCACGCCGAGCTGGCGGGCATCGACCCCGACGAGATCGGCCTGGACATCGAGGGCCGCGAGCTCGTCATCGCCGGCCACCGCCGCCCGGCCGACGCCGAGGCCGAGGGCCGGGTCTACCAGCAGCTCGAGATCGACTTCGGGCCGTTCCGGCGCGTGATCCCGCTCGGCGCCGACGTCGTGGCCGAGGAGGCCCGCGCGACCTACCGCGACGGGATCCTGCGCGTCGAGCTGCCGCTGGTCTCGGCCGACGCCCGCGCACGGCGCGTCCCGATCGAGATCCCGGACCCCGACGAGCCCGGGCGCTGA
- the lon gene encoding endopeptidase La → MIEISSEGAGRPVEVGARNRVPELLPVLPLREAVPLPDTLTPLAIGQERSIQLVNDVLAGDRLLVMVASRRPELEAPGPEDLYDVGVVGAVARMLKVPDGTLRVLVQGAQRVRLTHWERETPYLVARVLELPDVVRESPELTALMRNVQETFMRIVERVPYLPEELQTAVANIDDPSALTHLIAGSLRMPSEERQALLEEADVARRLRRLAELLARELEVITIGTQIQDQVQSEIDKGQREYVLRQQLKTIQAELGEFDESAEEARELREQLADLELPEEVRKQADRELRRLEQLPAQAAEHGVIRTYLEWIASLPWDTATEDDLDLAHAREVLDADHYDIEQVKDRILEFLAVRKLKPDARGTILCFAGPPGVGKTSLGRSVARALGRRFERISVGGVRDEAEIRGHRRTYIGAMPGTIIRAVRDAGSNNPLFMIDEIDKMGSDFRGDPSSAMLEVLDPEQNSTFRDHYLDVPFDLSRVIFICTANDLDRVPGPLRDRMEIIQLAGYTEDEKLQIAKRYLVPRQIERNGLRRSWLSIGDRALRRVIADYTREAGVRQLERELGTICRKVARGVAESVGADGTAAKPDRTAITPERVRELLGRPRFHPDVQRRTQGPGVATGLAWTPVGGDVLFIEASSTPGKGHLVLTGQLGDVMKESAQAALTWVKAHAHEIAPDLPGAWFADHDLHVHVPAGATPKDGPSAGITMATALASLITGRCVRDDVAMTGEITLTGQVLPIGGLKEKVLAAQRNGVRTVIAPALNEADVEDVPEHLRRRLAFVWVTEIGEVLAAALQSPA, encoded by the coding sequence GTGATCGAGATCAGCTCCGAAGGGGCGGGACGTCCGGTCGAGGTGGGCGCGCGCAACCGCGTGCCCGAGCTGCTCCCCGTCCTGCCACTGCGCGAGGCCGTCCCGCTGCCCGACACGCTGACGCCGCTGGCGATCGGCCAGGAGCGCTCGATCCAGCTCGTCAACGACGTCCTGGCCGGCGACCGCCTGCTCGTCATGGTCGCCTCGCGGCGGCCCGAGCTCGAGGCGCCCGGCCCTGAGGACCTCTACGACGTCGGCGTCGTCGGCGCGGTCGCGCGGATGCTCAAGGTCCCCGACGGCACGCTGCGGGTGCTCGTCCAGGGCGCCCAGCGCGTCCGCCTGACCCACTGGGAGCGCGAGACGCCCTACCTCGTCGCGCGCGTGCTGGAGCTGCCCGACGTCGTCCGCGAGTCGCCCGAGCTCACCGCGCTCATGCGCAACGTGCAGGAGACGTTCATGCGCATCGTCGAGCGCGTGCCCTACCTGCCCGAAGAGCTCCAGACCGCCGTCGCCAACATCGACGACCCGTCCGCGCTGACGCACCTCATCGCCGGCTCGCTGCGCATGCCCTCCGAGGAGCGCCAGGCGCTGCTGGAGGAGGCCGACGTCGCCCGCCGGCTGCGCCGCCTGGCCGAGCTGCTGGCGCGCGAGCTCGAGGTCATCACGATCGGCACCCAGATCCAGGACCAGGTCCAGTCCGAGATCGACAAGGGCCAGCGTGAGTACGTGCTGCGCCAGCAGCTCAAGACGATCCAGGCCGAGCTGGGCGAGTTCGACGAGTCCGCCGAGGAGGCCCGGGAGCTGCGCGAGCAGCTCGCCGACCTCGAGCTGCCCGAGGAGGTGCGCAAGCAGGCCGACCGCGAGCTGCGCCGCCTCGAGCAGCTCCCCGCCCAGGCCGCCGAGCACGGCGTCATCCGCACCTACCTGGAGTGGATCGCGTCGCTGCCGTGGGACACCGCCACCGAGGACGACCTCGACCTCGCGCACGCCCGCGAGGTGCTCGACGCCGACCACTACGACATCGAGCAGGTCAAGGACCGTATTCTCGAGTTCCTGGCGGTCCGCAAGCTCAAGCCGGACGCCCGCGGCACGATCCTCTGCTTCGCCGGGCCGCCCGGCGTCGGCAAGACGTCGCTGGGGCGCTCGGTGGCGCGCGCGCTGGGGCGGCGCTTCGAGCGCATCAGCGTCGGCGGGGTGCGCGACGAGGCCGAGATCCGCGGCCACCGCCGGACCTACATCGGCGCGATGCCCGGGACGATCATCCGCGCGGTCCGCGACGCCGGATCCAACAACCCGCTGTTCATGATCGACGAGATCGACAAGATGGGCTCGGACTTCCGCGGCGACCCTTCCAGCGCCATGCTCGAGGTGCTCGACCCCGAGCAGAACTCGACGTTCCGCGACCACTACCTCGACGTCCCGTTCGACCTCAGCCGGGTCATCTTCATCTGCACGGCCAACGACCTGGACCGCGTGCCCGGACCGCTGCGCGACCGCATGGAGATCATCCAGCTCGCCGGCTACACCGAGGACGAGAAGCTCCAGATCGCCAAGCGCTACCTCGTGCCGCGCCAGATCGAGCGCAACGGCCTGCGCCGCTCCTGGCTGTCGATCGGCGACCGCGCGCTGCGCCGGGTCATCGCCGACTACACGCGAGAGGCGGGCGTCCGCCAGCTCGAGCGCGAGCTCGGCACGATCTGCCGCAAGGTCGCCCGCGGCGTGGCGGAGTCCGTCGGCGCCGACGGCACGGCGGCCAAGCCCGATCGGACCGCCATCACCCCCGAGCGCGTGCGCGAGCTGCTCGGGCGCCCGCGCTTCCACCCCGACGTCCAGCGACGGACCCAGGGGCCGGGCGTGGCGACGGGGCTGGCGTGGACGCCGGTCGGCGGCGACGTCCTGTTCATCGAGGCCAGCAGCACGCCGGGCAAGGGCCACCTCGTCCTCACCGGCCAGCTCGGAGACGTCATGAAGGAGTCGGCGCAGGCCGCGCTGACCTGGGTCAAGGCGCACGCCCACGAGATCGCCCCCGACCTGCCCGGCGCCTGGTTCGCCGACCACGACCTGCACGTCCACGTCCCCGCGGGCGCCACGCCCAAGGACGGCCCGAGCGCGGGGATCACCATGGCCACGGCGCTCGCCTCGCTCATCACGGGCCGCTGCGTGCGCGACGACGTGGCGATGACGGGCGAGATCACGCTCACCGGGCAGGTCCTGCCGATCGGCGGCCTGAAGGAGAAGGTGCTCGCCGCCCAGCGCAACGGCGTGCGCACGGTCATCGCCCCGGCGCTCAACGAGGCCGACGTCGAGGACGTCCCCGAGCACCTGCGCCGGCGCCTGGCGTTCGTGTGGGTGACCGAGATCGGCGAGGTCCTCGCCGCGGCGCTGCAATCCCCGGCGTGA